CCTTCCAGTTCTCAGCCCAGTTCTTCCTGCTGTCCAACTCCACCCCTCATGCTGCAGCCCCAGGTAATAGGCGGTGGGTGTCCTCTCAGGTCTCCAGTTCCCCTCCTCCCATCTGAAGAAGCACACCCTGGTGGGCCCACCTTTGCTCCCAGCCAAGCATGTCTCCACTGGAGGACAGCCAGCCCAGCTCCCGCCCTGACTTCTCACTGACTGCCCCTCCCTAACTATCAAGCCTCATTCCAAGCCTTCTGCCCCAACCCCATGAAAGCCCTTGGACCCTACACCCCTTCCACTGGAGGCCCTGCACATCATCCCTGCTTTGCCGGGTCTGGAGCAGCACTTCTGAAACACCTATTGGATCCTAATGATAGAGCTTCCACCTTCGTGTGTGTGCACACTCGCACGTGCACGCATGTGTATCTTCCTCATAGTGTATCTCTCACTCATATATGTGGTCTTCCTGCCTAGTGATGAAGGAGTGGTACAGGGGACAGATTACCCTTGGGTTTATGGCACAAACAAAGCAGAGAtaccaacataatttttttttaaagaatttggtACTTCCAAAAAAGGATATAGCAGTGGTAGTTGTCTTGGGAAAGAAATCAGAACTTTGATGGATTTTCTGCTCTTATTTTACTGTTTAGTATTATTCTTTTGAATTCTATGTGAGTTACATGAGTAAttacattttcaattttcaatGCTTATGGTCTCTTAAAGTCTTGCCCTGGCCCTGATCCTATCTCCATTCTCAGCCAGGGCACTTCCTGCATGCTTCTCCCCGAGATGGAAAGGCTCTGTGAGGACAGCAATTGTGCCTCTGCTCCCAGAGGGAAGGCTCCCTGGGGGTGGACCTGGTgtcctgtggggaaaagaaagagagttcAGACtattactgtgtctatatagaaagaagtagacataagagactccattttgttctgtatttgagatgctgttaatctgtgaccctacccccaaccttgtccttgaaagaaacatgtgctgtggtgactcaaggtttaatggattttgggctgtgcaggatgtgctctgtcaaacaagtgcctgaaggcagcttgctggttaaaagtcatcaccattctcttaatctcaagtacccagggacacatgcACTACGGaaggtcacagggacctctgcccaggAAAGCTAgatattgtccaaggtttctccccatgtgagagtctgaaatatggcctcgagggaagggaaagacctgatcgtcccccagcctgacacccgtgaagggtctgtgctgaggaggactagtataagaggaaagaaggcttcttggcagttgagatagagaatagcatctgtctcctgcctgtccctgggcaatggaacatctccgtctaaaacccgattgtatgttctatttacagacaaaggagaaaaccgccaaggtgctagcggcaatgctgctctttatgcactaaaaaggtttatggagatgtttgcatatgcatatcaaggcacagcacttttccttaaacttgttcttgtcacagagatctttattcatatgtcttactgctgaccttctccctacgatgatcctattatcctgccacttcccttttctaagatggtaaagataatgatcaataaatactgagggaactcagagaccagtgctggcgcgggtcctctgtatgctgagcgctggtcccctgggcctagttttctttctctatactttgtctgtgtctcatttcttttctcaagtctctcgttccacccaacgagaaacgcccacaggtgtggaggggcaggccaccccttcagtgTACTCTGGTTTTCTCTCCTTAATCTTGTACCAGAGGCAAGACTCAACCAAATGGTGCTGTATCCTGACCATGCCCTCCCTTCTCCGGCTGCGACACTGCCCATCTCTCCCCAGACAAGGGTGACTGTCGCATCTTCACCAGGTGCATCCAAGTGGAAGGACAAGGCTTTGAGTATGTCATCTTTTTCCAGCCATCCAAGAAGAAGTCGGTCTGTCTTTTCCAACCAGGCCCCTACCTGGAGGGGCCCCCAGGGTAAGGTCACTGGTAGGACCTTGGCTGCCTCCTGGGCTTGACTCAGCAGGCAGGTTCAGCATCCATCAGGCTGGCACTGGAGACTCCGTCTTTCTCTAAGCGGGGAGGATGAGAGTGTGGGGCACTGGGCTTCAGCCTCACAATACCAGGCCTGGAAGGACACACAGGGTTATCTGGCCTAATCCCCAGTGTGCAGATAAGGGCTCCTCATCAAAGTCTCAAAATTTTCCAGACAAAAGACCTGAGAGGCCACTTTGAGAAGAATGTGGTACAGTTGGAAGAGGGCAAGATCTGGACTCTAGACTCTGACTTCCTGTCCTGCTCGGCTGCTGCTGGCTGTGGGGCTCTGAGCAAGCAATTTGACCCCTGGTCTTTAGTCTTCTTACCTGAAACCTGGGGCAATAATATCTACCTGCCGGGATGACCAGAGATATGATATTATGGGCCTATGTGTGCATGCTCATGAACCATAAAGCACAGTATAGCTATCAGACACTTCTATCCAAAACCCATGTTCTACCCATGGGGAAATGGAGGTGCACACAGCTAAAGTAACTCGCCCAAGGCAGCACTGCAATCAAAGTCAGATCCAGGACAGTCGGATCTGGCAGGTGAGATTCCAAGTCCACTGTTTTCTCCACTCCCCTTTCCACTCCATGGTTGTCCCCCTTATCCTCTATCCCTATGCCTGCTCCAGATGGTCACTGAAGGCTGGAGGTGGTGCTGGAGCTCCTGCAAGGgaaagagagacaagagagggCAGGAGTGGCTTTAGGGTCCTGAAGCCTGACAGGGGCTAAACTGGGGTTAAATAGAATCCAGAGTACTAAATAGATGTCAGGGCCTCCAGAGGCTGTGGATGCCAACTGCAGCCTTCAGTCACTTTGGCCATAGGATGTGCAGATACTATGAATTGTTCGGAGTCCTGTCCAGGCCATGGACTCCCTCCCTTCTGAAGCATGGCTGAAGCATGGCTGACTTTTATTTAGGAGCTGATGGAGGTGaggccagagaggcagaggaggaccATCCAACACTGAGGCTAGTCAGTGGATTGAGGGGTTGGGGGTCTAGAGAAGAGATTAGTATCCACAAGGCCCCTAGACCATGGGGAGTGGGAAGGGGGAGTTACTCGCTGGCCAAGAGCTACTCTGTAGATCCACATACTAGCCAATGGGTCCCCAGATTGGCCAGTGAGGACAACATGTCCTTTGACACCAACTCTTTTCACCCTCTTTCAAGCAATTTGGAAGGCAGAGAGGGAAGTGCTTaagaagcctgtaatcccagcactttgggaggccgaggcaggcggatcacctgaggtcaggagtttgacacgagcctggccaacattgcgaaaccccgtctctactaaaaatacaaaaatcagccgggcgtggtggcaagcgcctataatcccagctacttgggaggctgaggcgagagaatcgcttgaacctggaaggtggtggttgcagtgaaccgagatcgcaccactgcactccagcctgggtgacagagcgagactccatctccaaaaaaaaaaaagaagtatgtaaattacatttgcaaacatttgtttatttaatccGCTGAGATTGGAATTGTGAAATTCATGGTGgaaaaactaaggctcagaaaggtttAGCAATTTGCTCAAGACAAACAGGTAGTGAGCTGTGGGACAAGGAGTCCAACTGGGTGGGTAGAGACCaaagaagcagggagggaagggTCTGGAAAAGCCACTGGTCACAGGAGCAGGAGGGTAACCCATGGCAGTACAGTGTGCACAGCTGATCTGGCTCCGTGGAGAATTGGGACTGTGCTTTTGAAAATCAGGGACTCAAATCTGTTTGATGTTAATTGAATTCTAAAATTGGGTGCCTTTCTATTTTCCCCAAATTAGCCAACCATGAAGTAGCTGACATGAAGCTTGCATAAGCAAGAATGaacattttatggtttttttttgtttgtttgtttgttttattttgagacaaagtcttgatctgttgcccagactggagtgcagtggcgcaatctcagctcactgcaacctccatccaccaggttcaagcgattctcatgtctcagcctctcgagtagctgagttacaggcacttgccaccacacccgtctaatttttgtattttttagtagagacagagtttcaccatattggccaagctggtctcgaactcctgacctcaagtgatccgactacctcggcctcccaaagtgctgggattacaggcgtgagccactgtgaccagccatTCTGTGCATTCTGAATAAAGCAAATGTCTGCGGCATTTGAGCATTTCACCTCAATTTCAGCATTGAGCCTGCTGAAGTGGGCTCTCTGCTTTCTGTGGCAATGCTGCACAGAAGTGTGTCATGCCAGCCCTTGGTAGGTCATAAGTTATGTTTCACATTTACTTATCTTGAGATGTGGGCCCCGCACTGGCTGTAGTGACTGGTAAGGTGAGAAATAGCCCAGGGTTGTGCCTCAAAGACTGAGTCACAAAGTTCAGGGACTTTTTCATTTCCTGTATATGCCCATCCTTCCAAATTATGGCAGTTGTTGCCAGCAATTAGGTAATGaatcagaaaaatgttttctattaactttatcagaaaaaaaaattttccctgATGCAGTGTCAGTGGCTACAAAAGCATGCTGAAGCAAACCAGAAAAGCTTAGTTGATTTTGACCGGTCTGATCAGATGGGATGCAcctgtttccttctttcctatttGGCTGCCCTGAGGCTGAAGGTCTATGTTTGGAAGGGTCTAGGGAAAGGGAGAGGTAGGGTCGCcacaggagggagggaaggcccAGTGAGGGGGTCTGCCCAGTGGCCCCAGCCCAGGCCTTGCTCCTCACCTTATCCCCACCCCCAGGTTTACCCACAGCGGGTCCCTGGCAGCCATGATGGACGAGACCTTTTCTAAAACTGCCTTCCTGGCTGGAGAGGGGGTGTTCACACTAAGCTTCAACATCAGGTTCAAAAAGTAAGTACGGGCCTTCGGGGCATTGACCAAAGTCATAGCCCTTTTCATCCCTGGGGGTGGCCATCCTCAGCAACTGGGGTGTGGGAGCCCTGCCTGCcactctccttccccagcccactcccAAGCAGTTCCTCTAGTCCCTGGCCAGGACACAGCCTCTGCTGTCCAACTTTGGGAGCTGACAAAAAGGCCGTGAGCCCAGGGCCACCTAAGAGTCCTCAAGGCagggagggatgaagagagggaagaggacaCAGAGAGTGAAGGGATGGGGAGCCAGGTTCACATGAAAGAAGGGCTAAGCTGCCTCCTCTCCCAGCTTGATCCCCATGAGCTCTCTGGTTGTAATGGACATAGAAGTGGGAAAGATTGAGGACCAGAAGCTTTACATGTCCTGCATCGCCCACAGCAGAGACCAGCAGACAGTTTACACCAAGTCCTCAGGTAAAggagcccccagcccagccccaggccctgtcctgccaccacccacccccagaacaaacaggaggaaggaaagatgcCAAGGATTCTTCCCAAGCTGCAGTCCAGCTTCTTTAGGGGAGGGATAGGGCACCTACTGGGGACACAGATGAAGTGAGGGAGAGCAgaactaggatttttttttctatgtatgaGTTATCCAACCTGTAACGAAAGGACAAGACCCAGGTAATGGGTAATTTGGAGCCAAATGCTCAGAGTGTCCATCAAACTCCTGCCATCTCAGTGCAGCTCTTGCAGCTCAGCTCACCCTTCTCTTGCAGGTGTTTTCCTTCAGCTGCAGCTGGAAGAAGAGTCTCCCCAGTAACAGTCACTCTGCCTGCAGGAGAGCCTCCCactgcctccctgcctgcctgggaCCCACCAAAGAGCAACTGCTTCCTCAAGAAGCAGTTGGTGAGGCAAGGGAAAGGACCCTTTTCTCTGAGTAAATAAAGTCTCACAGCCCCATTCTCGGCCCAAGGCCTTTCTGTGGTTGGAAATAAAAATCCTTCCAGGGCATCCCATATACCCACCTTCCCACTCAGCACCGACTGTAAAGGTTTACTGAGTACCCGCCAGGTGTCAGACACTGTGTGAGGCACCAGGCATCCAGAAGTGAAAGACAGGGCCACAGCCTCAAGATGCACAATGCGGAGGTGAGGTGCCAAGTCACAGAGTGCCCTATCATGCTCCTCCCACACCCACTCTGGCTTCTATCATGAGTGCAGCGTCGTCTCAGAGGAAGGAGGGGGCAATTTTACTCTACAAAAGCAATCAGAAAACATCTTCTAGAAGAAGCTCTTCCTGAACTGTCTCAAAAGTTAAGTGCTGGTCACTAgacaggcaggggaggggaggatatcccaggcagagagaaagtAAGACAAAGCAGCAGAGGTGTGAAAGTGTACAGGGGCTTTGGAGAAGAGCAAGGTGTTGAGCAGGGCAGGCATCTAGGGAAAGATAAGGTGGGCAGGAGCAAGCCACGGGAAGGCTTCATAATCCCTGCTGGAGAGCTGGAACTTTGTCTTGCAGGCAATAGGGAGCCTCTAAAGGGCTTGGGCTGGGGAGTGACAGAGCTTTGTTATTTAGAAAGATGACTCAGTGGCAGTAAGGCATCAGCAAGACTGAAGGCAGGAGCGCTGGTTAGGAGATCCCTGCAGGCTTTACACTAGAGAGCCTGCAGGGGTCAGAGCTGCGAAGCTGAGAGATATGGAAAAATGTTACAAATACAGGAAGTGCAGGACTTTGCCACTAGTTATACAACGTGGATCTGTGAAGAAGAGCTGTCTAGGATGACTCCAAGTTTCTGGCTTATGGGTTTCCAGGTGGTTATCActagaaatacagaaagagaTGGGGGTAAACAATGAGCTCAGTTTTACATGCATTGAGCTTGAAGTGCCCATGGAACTTGCACCATGTGGCAAGTGCCAGCAGGAACATGGATACTGTGATATGGAGCTCGGAGAGATAAGCTACTGACTCAAATTGTGAGCCAATATAAAATGTgacatgaggctgggcacggtggctcatgcctgtaatcccagcactttgggaggccgaggcaggcggatgatcTGAGTGATTTGAGAGTCGAGAGAACTCAActcatgaccaacatggagaaacctcatctctactaaaaacacaaaaaaattaaccaggtgtggtggcacatgcctgtaatcccaactactcaggaggctgaggcaggagaatcacttgatcctgggagacagaggttgcagtgagccgagatcatgccattgcaccccagcctgggcaacaagagcaaaactccgtccccaaaaaaaaaaaagtgtgacatGAAACCCCTGGGAATGCCTTATGCAGAGTGGAAGTGAGGAGGAGGCAAGGGGAAAgacaggggtggggagggaggggaaaaggggagggagggaagaagggaagaggtCAAAAATAGAACCAGAACCTTATGTTGCACTAAGGCTGAAAGTTGGGATAGAAGACCAAGGATCCACTAAAGAGGCTGAGAACAGGACAGGAGTGACCATCCTTAAGAAGAGGTCAGCGGTATCAAATGTTgaagagaaggcaaggaagatgagaattaaaaagaagcttttgagtcaggagtggtggctcacacctggaatcccagcactataggaggccaaggcaggaggattgcttgaggccaggagtttgagaccagcccgggcaacaaagtgagacccccatctctacaaaaacaaaaaatgataagaaactaaaataagtaagtgcataataaaattaaaaagagaccTTTCGATCTGGTCATGAAGAAAATGTAGTTTCCTTTGCCAGAGCAATTTTAGGAGATGGGACAAAAATCCAGATTACAGGGGATGAAAATATGAACAGGGAATGAGGAAATGAATGTAGATGCTTCTTTCCAGGAATGCTGTTGTTGTTATTCAAGGAAAGATATTTGACTGTATTTTAATTGCTAGTGGAAAGAGGCTAAAACTTTTAGGAGAAAGAGGGACAGAGGTGTCATCCAACAGAACAGCTTTCTTAGAGCTGCCTTGGGAGCCATGGGAGAGCGTCAGCATGACTCTGAGACCGAAAGGAAGGAGGTAGAGTGCAGAGCAGGACAGGAAGTTGAGGGGATTCAACCCGGAGTGCTTCAACTTTCCCAGTGAAATGGAAGGCAAGGCCATCAGTGAGGAAAGAGGTTGGGAGGAAGGGGGATGGTTTGGAAAAGCTGCTGTAGGGATCAGGAAAACAGGTACCAGGTACATGTGTGACCAAGACCTCCTGAGCGCCCAGCTGCTGGTAAAAAACAGGTATCTGGAGTGGCACCAACCTTAGGAGAAAGGAAGGTGGGAGCCAGCTGGCAAAACCCAGGGGCGATGGTGGATGAGTCAGATGAGAACAGTGGAAGGGGAGGAAAGACAGCAACATGGCTGGTACACATTTCTAAGGAGAAAAGATTTGCCGTGAGGGAGAAGAACAATGGAGGAGGCAATGGCTATCCAGAAGAAGTCTGTAGCTCCTCTGAGCCTGGGGAGGAGAAGGGTGAGACCAGCTTCCACAGGGACGGCTGTAAGAGAAGAGGTGTCCCGTCTCGAGACAGCCAGAATTCCACTGAGGCTAGTAGGTGCAGGGGATGTTCAGGAAGAGGTCAAGATTAGAGAAGGTTTACCAAAGAATTAAGGCTTCCGGGCCATATTATAAAGGACTTTGTTATTAGGTATGGTAAAACCAAATGTTGAAACAGATAAGCCTTTAAATCTCAGTAGCTTAACCCGTATCTTCAAATAGAATGCATTTCTCACTCAAATAAAGTCCAGCCCATGGTTGTCTAGGAGTCATTCAGGAACCTGGCTGACAAAAGCTTTGTCATCTCCAACACATGACTCCAAAATCACCCTTGGTGTTGGCATCCAGTTGCCAGATGAGAGAATCCACAGGGAGATGTTCTGGGCCAGGCCTCCAAGTGgttccattggccagaactcagtCACAAAGCCCCACCAAACTGCAAAGAAGGCTGGTTAGAAAGTATGGTCtaactccagcctggccaatatggtgaaaccccgtctctactaaaaatttaaaaaaaaaaaaaaattacccaggtgtggtggcactcgccttgtagtcccagctactcgtgaggctgaggtaggagaattgcttgaacctgggaggcagaggttgcagtgagccaagacggtgccactgcactccagcctgggtg
This DNA window, taken from Macaca mulatta isolate MMU2019108-1 chromosome 1, T2T-MMU8v2.0, whole genome shotgun sequence, encodes the following:
- the THEM5 gene encoding LOW QUALITY PROTEIN: acyl-coenzyme A thioesterase THEM5 (The sequence of the model RefSeq protein was modified relative to this genomic sequence to represent the inferred CDS: substituted 1 base at 1 genomic stop codon), with the translated sequence MAMIRRGFQVAARLGHHRGLLGAPRILPRLNPASAFGSSTDSVFSRFLPEKTELKDDALPNASWCLDMLCLYQEFLEKTKSSGWIKLPSFKSNRDHIXGLNLPSGLAVSSDKGDCRIFTRCIQVEGQGFEYVIFFQPSKKKSVCLFQPGPYLEGPPGFTHSGSLAAMMDETFSKTAFLAGEGVFTLSFNIRFKNLIPMSSLVVMDIEVGKIEDQKLYMSCIAHSRDQQTVYTKSSGVFLQLQLEEESPQ